A single region of the Fimbriimonadaceae bacterium genome encodes:
- the rpmG gene encoding 50S ribosomal protein L33, which produces MAKKGEAREIIRLVCTEDGKNYYTTTKNKRNTTERLELNKYNPRLRKMTLHREKK; this is translated from the coding sequence ATGGCAAAGAAGGGCGAAGCTCGAGAAATCATACGGTTGGTCTGTACAGAAGACGGTAAGAACTATTACACGACCACCAAGAATAAGCGGAACACGACGGAGCGATTGGAACTCAACAAGTACAATCCCAGACTCCGCAAGATGACCCTGCACCGCGAAAAGAAGTAA
- a CDS encoding DUF3341 domain-containing protein, with the protein MHVEAPKNPVHGMIAEFDGPDEILEAAVKTKEAGFKKIEAYTPFPVHGLADVIDKEDHRVKWIIFLGGAMGVAAGYGLQYWVSVYAYAHNVGGKPLQSWPAFIPITFECMVLFASFAAVIGMLGLNGLPRPHHPIFNAKNFEFASRSKFFLCVEVEDEKYDRDETEAFLKGLGAKEVSEVLNG; encoded by the coding sequence ATGCATGTAGAAGCGCCTAAGAACCCCGTTCACGGAATGATCGCCGAGTTTGACGGACCGGACGAGATTCTGGAAGCTGCCGTCAAGACCAAAGAGGCAGGCTTTAAGAAGATCGAGGCTTACACGCCGTTTCCAGTTCACGGGCTTGCCGACGTTATCGACAAAGAGGATCACCGCGTGAAGTGGATCATCTTCCTTGGCGGCGCTATGGGCGTGGCGGCGGGCTATGGTCTGCAGTATTGGGTTTCGGTTTATGCGTACGCTCACAACGTGGGTGGAAAGCCGCTCCAAAGCTGGCCCGCGTTCATCCCGATCACGTTTGAGTGCATGGTTTTGTTCGCATCGTTCGCGGCCGTGATTGGCATGCTTGGCCTGAACGGCCTTCCCCGCCCCCATCACCCAATCTTCAATGCAAAGAACTTTGAGTTTGCCTCGCGAAGCAAATTCTTCCTTTGCGTGGAGGTTGAGGATGAGAAGTACGACCGCGATGAGACGGAGGCTTTCTTGAAGGGTCTCGGCGCAAAAGAGGTCTCGGAGGTTCTCAATGGCTAA
- a CDS encoding cytochrome C oxidase subunit IV family protein has protein sequence MSQDTHDSHSHHITPPSTYLKVFVLLVIGMAATIGWALFAAKLPQSQELTFLNNIIAMGIAVGKATLVIAFFMGVKYSSKLVRFYALLGFAWVGFIGFTFCDYATRAWEPVPGWEKHEVSYPTQVILPARPESGATVPHQQLQHSPRQP, from the coding sequence ATGAGCCAAGATACACACGACTCGCACTCGCACCATATCACACCGCCGTCCACCTACTTGAAGGTGTTCGTGCTGTTGGTCATTGGGATGGCGGCGACCATTGGTTGGGCGCTATTTGCGGCTAAGCTGCCTCAATCGCAAGAGTTGACGTTCCTCAACAACATCATTGCGATGGGCATTGCTGTGGGCAAGGCTACGCTTGTCATTGCGTTCTTTATGGGCGTGAAGTACAGCAGCAAGCTAGTTCGCTTCTACGCGCTGCTGGGGTTTGCCTGGGTTGGATTTATCGGCTTCACCTTCTGCGACTATGCCACGCGCGCATGGGAGCCCGTGCCGGGTTGGGAGAAACACGAGGTTAGCTACCCGACACAAGTGATCCTTCCGGCAAGGCCCGAATCGGGTGCGACTGTCCCGCATCAGCAGTTGCAGCACTCGCCGCGTCAGCCGTAA
- a CDS encoding SCO family protein: MFNTDQFVGINWIRGAAVFAVTGAAFMGCAQSVEDLNPQNRIALVEKVGESVPLDTPFMNEDGKTVKLSEYFGERPVILMLMFYQCNGSCMLIKEGAVKGLGAMKYRIPGKDYELVAISIHPKETPELAKAKKAEWLKKFKHGEGAEAGVHFLTGKLEDIQKVTDSVGYTFHYNEQLNLITHPATLVFITPKGRVSSYISGVTYPQRFVMANLDKAAKEIISEPEPELILWGCLQHDPRTGKTTIVVERVMKVMGMATLLVLFGSIIIMSKKHKRQPLYVENVPEQGGAPDSES; the protein is encoded by the coding sequence ATGTTTAACACAGATCAGTTCGTAGGGATAAATTGGATTCGAGGGGCAGCGGTTTTCGCTGTTACGGGGGCAGCCTTTATGGGCTGCGCGCAATCCGTCGAAGACCTCAATCCCCAGAACAGGATCGCATTGGTTGAGAAGGTGGGAGAGAGCGTTCCTCTGGACACGCCCTTTATGAATGAGGATGGGAAGACCGTCAAACTGAGCGAATACTTCGGCGAGCGACCCGTTATCTTGATGCTGATGTTCTATCAGTGCAACGGCAGCTGCATGCTCATCAAAGAGGGCGCGGTGAAGGGCCTCGGGGCGATGAAGTATCGCATCCCAGGCAAGGATTATGAGCTCGTCGCCATCAGCATTCACCCGAAGGAGACTCCAGAGCTTGCCAAGGCCAAGAAGGCAGAGTGGCTCAAAAAGTTTAAGCACGGGGAGGGCGCCGAAGCTGGCGTTCACTTCCTTACAGGCAAGTTGGAAGACATTCAGAAAGTCACGGATTCGGTGGGCTATACCTTCCACTACAACGAGCAGCTTAATCTGATCACCCACCCGGCGACGTTGGTGTTCATTACCCCCAAGGGCCGGGTTTCAAGCTATATCTCGGGTGTGACCTACCCCCAAAGATTTGTCATGGCAAATCTGGATAAGGCAGCCAAGGAGATCATTTCCGAGCCCGAACCGGAGTTGATTCTTTGGGGATGCCTCCAGCACGACCCAAGAACAGGAAAGACCACGATCGTCGTCGAGCGCGTGATGAAAGTTATGGGGATGGCGACTTTGCTGGTTCTGTTCGGATCGATCATCATCATGTCGAAGAAGCACAAACGACAACCGCTTTATGTTGAGAATGTCCCTGAGCAAGGAGGCGCGCCAGACTCGGAGAGCTAG
- a CDS encoding cation transporter translates to MQRESVRTAQRAAMLSVLATTIVVIVKVLAAILSGSISVLAEALQSSVDILMAVITLVAIRYAALPPDPSHPYGHGKAEFLSSAFQMLIILGSGIFILWASVQRLMHPEQIKWGWGAVAMGYTIVSNTLVAIYLKRLGRKQQSQALLAEATHLRADTIASAGVLVGVLLVGLTGYAVLDPVVAILFTIATMAIALYQLKSILHPLMDGALPESEIVELKRVLLEHPEAKGFHNLRTRLVGAVRYVDLHVMLDDNLPFVRAHELAEELEDEMRAVLGGAVVTIHYEPYESEIAHRAREHVEE, encoded by the coding sequence ATGCAGCGGGAAAGCGTCCGAACGGCTCAGCGCGCAGCGATGCTTTCCGTGCTCGCGACCACGATTGTCGTGATCGTCAAGGTCCTCGCCGCGATCCTCAGCGGCTCGATCTCCGTCCTTGCCGAGGCTCTGCAGTCGTCCGTTGACATCTTGATGGCGGTGATCACGCTGGTCGCCATCCGCTATGCGGCGCTTCCGCCCGATCCAAGCCATCCCTACGGACACGGCAAAGCCGAATTCCTCTCCAGTGCATTCCAGATGCTCATCATCTTGGGTTCGGGGATCTTTATTCTGTGGGCATCTGTGCAAAGGCTGATGCATCCCGAGCAGATTAAGTGGGGCTGGGGCGCAGTCGCCATGGGCTACACAATCGTGTCCAATACGCTTGTTGCAATCTATCTGAAGCGGCTCGGGCGAAAGCAGCAGTCGCAGGCCCTACTCGCCGAGGCGACCCATCTCCGAGCCGACACCATTGCATCCGCCGGCGTGCTCGTAGGAGTTCTCCTTGTTGGACTCACGGGATATGCCGTCCTCGACCCTGTAGTCGCGATCCTTTTCACCATCGCGACGATGGCGATTGCCCTGTATCAACTGAAATCTATACTGCACCCGCTCATGGACGGCGCCCTGCCGGAATCGGAAATCGTCGAACTGAAGCGCGTTTTGCTGGAACACCCCGAGGCCAAAGGATTCCACAACCTGCGCACCAGGCTCGTCGGTGCCGTCCGATACGTTGACCTCCACGTCATGCTCGACGACAACCTCCCCTTTGTCCGAGCTCACGAACTCGCCGAAGAGCTTGAAGACGAGATGCGGGCTGTGTTGGGCGGGGCAGTGGTGACCATCCACTACGAGCCGTATGAATCGGAAATTGCCCACCGTGCCCGAGAGCATGTGGAGGAGTGA
- a CDS encoding cytochrome c oxidase subunit 3, whose protein sequence is MALPASHDEHDIDSHGHKDGVYHQFEDMDQQNESYIVGMWSFLVTEVMFFGPLFFVYALYRWQYQADWFLVHEELSWEWGGANTMVLLFSSFTMAMSVYNAQIKNKAKQLMFLGITMACAFGFLVIKTIEWVPKFQHHHVPGASFDWANTVHGAAANVPDRVAELFFSLYFAMTGLHGIHVVIGIICIAVLMLLVIKDHHLVETYIPTEMVGLYWHFVDLVWIFLYPLFYLMPQ, encoded by the coding sequence ATGGCATTACCCGCTTCGCACGACGAACATGATATCGACTCGCACGGCCACAAGGACGGTGTGTACCATCAGTTCGAGGACATGGACCAGCAGAACGAGAGCTACATCGTTGGCATGTGGAGCTTTCTGGTCACAGAGGTTATGTTCTTCGGTCCGCTGTTCTTTGTGTACGCCTTGTATCGGTGGCAATATCAAGCGGATTGGTTCTTGGTGCATGAAGAGCTGAGTTGGGAATGGGGCGGCGCGAATACGATGGTGCTGCTCTTCAGCTCGTTTACGATGGCAATGAGCGTTTACAACGCTCAAATAAAGAATAAGGCCAAGCAACTGATGTTCCTTGGGATCACGATGGCCTGCGCTTTTGGCTTCTTGGTCATCAAGACGATTGAGTGGGTACCCAAATTCCAGCACCACCACGTGCCCGGAGCATCGTTTGACTGGGCGAACACGGTGCATGGGGCGGCAGCAAATGTGCCTGACCGCGTCGCCGAGTTGTTCTTCTCGCTTTACTTTGCGATGACGGGCCTGCACGGCATCCACGTTGTCATCGGCATTATCTGCATCGCTGTGTTGATGCTCCTTGTCATCAAGGACCATCATTTAGTCGAAACTTACATCCCTACCGAAATGGTGGGGCTCTACTGGCACTTCGTTGACCTGGTATGGATTTTCCTGTACCCGCTGTTCTATCTGATGCCGCAATAA
- a CDS encoding cbb3-type cytochrome c oxidase subunit I — protein sequence MSATAVGGGSAQGPVEQKNYLNNGHTIASWLLTTDHKRIAVLYLISISIFFVIGGFAASLIRIELMSPRGVMMENDTYNKVFSLHGIVMIFFFLVPSIPATLGNFLVPMMVGARDLAFPRLNLLSWYMYVAGGLCALMALLFGGVDTGWTFYTPYSSLYSNSQVTLAIFGAFFAGFSSIFTGLNFIVTIHKMRAPGMTWFRLPLFIWAHYATSLLMILATPVIAITLLLVFAERVLKLGVFSPELGGDPVLFQHLFWFYSHPAVYIMILPGMGVINEIIACFTRRRIFGYQPIAFSSLAIAFLGFLVWGHHLFVSGQSMYQGIVFSIISFVVAVPSAIKIFNWAATIYKGSVRFTTPMLYAYSFMGLFVIGGLTGLYLAALAADIHLTDTYFVVAHFHYVMVGGAITAFMGGLHFWWPKMTGKLYPEGWGKAGALLVFVGFNFTFLPQFVMGYMGMPRRYHNYYLQPEFQVYHQMSTLGASILAIGYLLPALYLTWSLKYGMKSGPNPWGAKGLEWEAAASPPDTFNFDKIPIVTEEAYNYDAEADDDTDFWAEELKRAKAREEAELKGGS from the coding sequence ATGAGCGCAACGGCTGTAGGGGGCGGAAGTGCCCAAGGACCCGTCGAACAGAAGAACTATCTGAACAACGGCCATACGATCGCATCATGGCTACTGACCACGGACCATAAAAGGATCGCGGTTCTGTATCTCATTTCGATTTCGATCTTCTTCGTTATTGGCGGATTCGCCGCATCTCTGATTCGCATCGAACTCATGTCGCCTCGCGGCGTGATGATGGAAAACGACACCTACAACAAGGTTTTTAGTCTTCACGGCATCGTGATGATCTTCTTCTTCCTTGTTCCGTCGATTCCAGCGACGCTCGGAAACTTCCTGGTGCCGATGATGGTGGGCGCGAGGGACCTTGCCTTTCCACGGCTCAACTTGTTGAGTTGGTACATGTACGTGGCGGGCGGCCTTTGCGCGCTGATGGCGCTTCTTTTTGGCGGCGTGGATACGGGCTGGACGTTCTACACTCCTTATTCCAGTCTTTATTCGAACTCACAGGTGACGCTGGCGATCTTTGGAGCCTTCTTCGCCGGGTTCTCGTCGATCTTTACCGGGCTTAACTTTATCGTCACCATCCACAAGATGCGTGCCCCAGGCATGACCTGGTTCCGGCTGCCGCTGTTTATCTGGGCGCACTACGCCACCAGCTTGCTGATGATTCTCGCGACACCGGTTATTGCGATTACGCTTTTGCTGGTGTTTGCCGAGCGCGTTTTGAAGTTGGGTGTATTCAGTCCAGAACTTGGTGGAGACCCCGTTCTCTTCCAGCACCTGTTCTGGTTTTATAGCCACCCGGCTGTCTATATCATGATTCTGCCCGGAATGGGCGTCATCAACGAGATCATCGCGTGCTTCACACGTAGGCGTATCTTTGGCTATCAGCCGATTGCGTTCTCGTCCTTGGCGATCGCATTCCTTGGCTTCTTGGTATGGGGGCACCACCTGTTCGTTTCTGGACAGTCGATGTATCAGGGGATTGTCTTCTCGATCATCAGCTTTGTGGTTGCGGTGCCTTCGGCGATCAAGATCTTTAACTGGGCGGCGACGATCTATAAGGGGTCGGTGCGTTTCACCACTCCGATGCTGTATGCCTACAGCTTCATGGGCTTGTTCGTCATCGGCGGCTTGACCGGTCTTTATCTGGCGGCCCTGGCGGCGGACATCCACCTGACCGACACCTACTTCGTTGTGGCGCACTTCCACTACGTCATGGTCGGCGGTGCGATTACGGCCTTTATGGGCGGCTTGCACTTCTGGTGGCCCAAGATGACCGGGAAACTGTACCCAGAAGGCTGGGGCAAGGCGGGCGCGCTGCTTGTCTTTGTGGGCTTCAACTTTACGTTCTTGCCGCAATTCGTTATGGGCTATATGGGAATGCCGCGCCGATATCACAACTATTACCTGCAGCCCGAGTTTCAGGTGTATCACCAGATGTCGACTTTGGGCGCGTCGATCTTGGCTATCGGCTACCTTCTACCTGCGCTGTATCTAACCTGGTCGCTCAAATACGGAATGAAGTCTGGGCCGAATCCTTGGGGAGCCAAGGGCTTGGAGTGGGAGGCTGCCGCTTCGCCACCCGATACTTTCAACTTTGATAAGATTCCGATTGTGACCGAGGAAGCTTATAACTACGACGCTGAGGCGGACGATGACACAGACTTCTGGGCAGAGGAGCTGAAACGGGCCAAGGCGAGAGAGGAAGCCGAACTCAAGGGAGGATCGTAA
- the rpmF gene encoding 50S ribosomal protein L32, whose product MPNPKRRHSHQRTALRRTHYTTEMPEIAVNKQSSGESHYRYHFATPDGYYKGRRLPGFKDRH is encoded by the coding sequence ATGCCGAATCCAAAACGCCGACACAGCCACCAGCGAACAGCCCTGCGCCGAACGCACTACACCACGGAGATGCCCGAAATCGCCGTGAACAAGCAGTCCAGCGGAGAATCGCACTATCGATATCACTTCGCAACTCCGGACGGTTACTACAAGGGCCGACGCCTGCCCGGTTTCAAGGACCGCCACTAA
- a CDS encoding DUF4872 domain-containing protein — protein sequence MPTTNSTMIYPGRHWETGTLANLLLAQGTKAPHTNQPPSEALLMGVSGGANFGYFTFAYPGYLPFAVLLTRNTFDPLQTIYERLGWRHEVVGTVDPEKGLLNLQKAIDDGYVPMVIADTHSMKHHSVEHDPNNWSPMPMLVTKIEGEMAWVVDRSLHPWPVPVSELTSARSRIKDLKNKVFRFDAPAWDLLPSAVEAGIRQTISLFTEDPPKGAKDRFGFLGFAFWGELLTNQRNKQSWERYFGNGYGHFHALAGSHIQPGLWTWITCAGSGDGAERDVYADFLEEASVILNRDALKEVAGLFRLSAGAWRRLADKMLPDTIPAFAQARRLHLERSRLWFEEGHRQLAKVRELEAELEDIRAAIKADFPLDESEVRRHRAEIADALGEVAGVERTAVQALMEAMR from the coding sequence ATGCCGACGACTAACTCCACGATGATCTATCCTGGGCGTCACTGGGAAACCGGGACGCTTGCCAACCTTCTGCTCGCCCAGGGCACGAAGGCTCCGCACACAAACCAACCTCCAAGCGAAGCGCTATTGATGGGCGTGAGCGGAGGGGCGAATTTTGGATACTTCACGTTTGCTTATCCGGGCTATTTGCCGTTTGCTGTCTTGCTCACTCGCAACACGTTCGATCCTCTTCAGACGATCTATGAACGCCTGGGTTGGCGGCATGAAGTGGTTGGTACGGTCGATCCTGAGAAGGGATTGCTCAACCTGCAAAAGGCGATCGACGATGGGTACGTGCCGATGGTCATTGCCGATACGCATTCGATGAAGCACCATTCGGTGGAGCATGACCCCAACAACTGGTCGCCCATGCCGATGCTTGTTACCAAGATCGAAGGCGAGATGGCATGGGTCGTTGATCGTTCGCTGCACCCTTGGCCCGTGCCTGTTTCTGAACTAACCTCTGCGCGATCAAGAATCAAGGATTTGAAGAACAAGGTGTTTCGATTTGATGCGCCTGCCTGGGATCTTCTCCCAAGCGCGGTTGAGGCGGGCATCCGGCAGACCATCAGCCTCTTTACCGAGGACCCGCCGAAGGGGGCAAAGGATCGCTTTGGATTCTTGGGCTTTGCGTTTTGGGGAGAGTTGCTGACGAACCAACGGAACAAGCAGAGCTGGGAGCGTTACTTTGGCAACGGCTATGGACACTTTCACGCTTTGGCCGGGAGTCACATCCAGCCAGGATTGTGGACGTGGATCACGTGCGCAGGGTCGGGCGACGGAGCCGAGCGTGACGTTTACGCGGACTTCCTGGAGGAGGCGTCGGTCATTCTCAATCGCGATGCGTTGAAGGAGGTTGCGGGCTTGTTTCGGCTGTCGGCGGGGGCATGGAGACGCCTCGCCGACAAGATGCTTCCCGATACGATCCCTGCATTTGCCCAAGCGCGTCGTCTGCATCTGGAGCGAAGTCGGCTTTGGTTTGAAGAGGGGCATCGGCAGTTAGCGAAAGTTCGTGAGCTCGAAGCTGAGCTGGAGGACATACGTGCGGCGATCAAGGCGGATTTTCCACTCGACGAGAGTGAGGTTCGGCGGCACAGGGCTGAAATTGCGGATGCCCTTGGAGAGGTGGCGGGGGTTGAAAGGACGGCGGTTCAGGCCTTGATGGAGGCGATGCGCTAA
- the coxB gene encoding cytochrome c oxidase subunit II produces MWNFAYKPEAASEFAVQYDILFIALTVLTVLFTIIVGAMMLVFSVRFRQGNKVNRKNPIDTHVALEITWSVIPLVLGLVMFFWATELYVQTRIPPKNAMDVYVVGKQWMWHIQHAKSGIRENNQLHVPVGVPVRMTMISQDVIHSFFIPAFRAKHDVLPGRYTMIWFTPTKPGTYALFCTEYCGTQHSEMGGYVTVLSQKDWQAWVETGGQTVEKVTKMPAERGKALFEQFRCETCHVERDIDQGPSLYGLVGQKRQMTDGSVVVADREYIRESILEPYHKLTAGYPDKTMPEYKGQLSEEQILDLYAYIQSLGVVGTSSQSTNTATTDSRTTTNAKGDRP; encoded by the coding sequence ATGTGGAATTTTGCTTATAAACCGGAAGCAGCATCGGAATTTGCGGTCCAGTACGACATTCTGTTTATCGCACTGACCGTGCTCACCGTGCTGTTCACGATTATCGTCGGTGCGATGATGCTCGTGTTTTCGGTTCGGTTCCGCCAAGGCAATAAGGTCAATCGGAAGAACCCGATCGACACTCACGTTGCACTTGAGATCACATGGTCGGTTATTCCGCTTGTGCTCGGCCTTGTCATGTTCTTCTGGGCCACCGAGCTTTACGTTCAAACGCGCATCCCCCCGAAGAATGCAATGGACGTTTATGTCGTTGGCAAGCAGTGGATGTGGCACATTCAGCACGCGAAGAGCGGCATTCGTGAGAACAACCAGCTTCACGTGCCGGTTGGCGTCCCGGTTCGCATGACGATGATCTCTCAGGACGTCATCCACAGCTTCTTCATCCCAGCCTTCCGCGCCAAGCACGACGTCTTGCCAGGTCGGTACACGATGATCTGGTTTACACCCACAAAACCGGGAACGTACGCTCTGTTCTGTACCGAATACTGCGGCACGCAGCACTCGGAGATGGGCGGTTATGTCACGGTTTTGAGCCAGAAGGATTGGCAAGCCTGGGTTGAGACGGGCGGACAAACGGTCGAGAAGGTGACGAAGATGCCTGCCGAGCGCGGCAAGGCGCTCTTTGAGCAGTTCCGCTGTGAAACCTGCCATGTCGAGCGAGATATTGACCAGGGCCCATCGCTGTATGGTCTGGTGGGGCAGAAGCGGCAAATGACGGATGGCAGCGTGGTCGTCGCCGACCGCGAGTACATTCGTGAATCGATTTTAGAACCCTATCATAAGCTCACGGCAGGGTATCCGGACAAGACGATGCCGGAATACAAGGGCCAGCTTTCCGAGGAGCAGATTCTGGACCTCTACGCATACATTCAGTCATTAGGCGTCGTCGGCACGAGTTCGCAGTCGACGAATACCGCTACCACAGATTCGCGAACCACGACCAATGCTAAAGGGGATCGACCATGA
- a CDS encoding cytochrome c, which produces MAKKVLWNVLALTGAGLVLAGCHTDMWRQPKTMPQTQSDFFTDGQSDRPTVAGTVPRGKLKTENEMGDGRDANGKLRANLPEFLTINGERLSTKTDLAKILERGQERFMVACQHCHGELGDGQGMIAKRGLSLRRTVATYHSDRLREIPIGHFYEVMTKGYGVMFSQAPRVEPDDRWAIAAYIRALQMSQNANENDLNKDDKAKIEESNREINTRQRPSLG; this is translated from the coding sequence ATGGCTAAAAAGGTTTTGTGGAATGTCCTCGCGCTCACGGGCGCTGGGTTGGTTCTGGCAGGCTGTCATACCGATATGTGGCGGCAGCCCAAGACCATGCCGCAGACGCAAAGCGATTTCTTTACCGACGGGCAGTCTGACCGTCCGACGGTGGCTGGCACGGTCCCCCGAGGGAAGTTGAAGACAGAGAACGAGATGGGCGATGGGCGCGATGCCAACGGCAAGCTCCGAGCAAATCTTCCCGAGTTCCTCACCATCAACGGTGAACGTTTGAGCACCAAAACCGACCTCGCGAAGATTCTTGAGCGAGGACAAGAGCGATTTATGGTTGCTTGTCAGCACTGTCACGGAGAGCTTGGAGACGGGCAGGGGATGATCGCCAAGCGCGGTCTGTCTCTGCGCCGAACGGTCGCGACGTACCACTCCGATCGACTTCGCGAAATACCGATTGGACATTTTTACGAAGTGATGACCAAAGGTTACGGCGTGATGTTCTCGCAGGCTCCGAGGGTGGAGCCCGACGACCGATGGGCCATTGCGGCTTACATTCGCGCGCTGCAGATGAGCCAGAACGCCAACGAAAACGACTTGAACAAGGATGACAAGGCCAAGATTGAAGAATCGAACAGGGAGATCAACACTCGGCAGAGGCCAAGTCTGGGTTAA
- the nrfD gene encoding polysulfide reductase NrfD: MAKALQDQEQFEKLITGHQTYASIEDSIDSVVLDQQRHKKVWYMAFLMAFGGVNALVLAVAYLVYMGIGIWGNNQPVGWAFDIINFVWWIGIGHAGTLISAILLLLRQQWRNSINRFAEAMTLFAVMCAGMYPLLHTGRPWVAYWLFPYPNWMGLWPQFRSPLVWDVFAVSTYITVSALFWFIGLIPDFATLRDKTKKMFVRKIWGLLAMGWRGSSRHWQRYETAYLILAGLSTPLVLSVHSIVSLDFAQSIVPGWNVTLFPPYFVAGAVFAGFAMVILLAVPTRKWYSLEHLITMKHFDWMAKIMLATGLIVCYGYFCEVYYAYYSGAKFELQLMHFRLHGPYAFLYYALWVCNCVCILPLWIPKVRKSIPALLAISGAVTIGMWLERFVIIPMSLTRDYMPSAWGNYYPTFWDFMMFGGTIGFFIFMMLLFVRFIPAINIFEMKDLLHKLLHNDNGHGHGKGKDHGHGPMAPQPAGGGE; the protein is encoded by the coding sequence ATGGCAAAGGCATTGCAAGACCAGGAACAGTTTGAAAAGCTGATAACCGGCCATCAGACGTACGCTTCGATTGAAGACTCGATCGACTCTGTCGTCCTTGACCAGCAGCGCCACAAAAAAGTCTGGTACATGGCCTTTCTGATGGCCTTTGGTGGCGTGAACGCGCTCGTTCTCGCCGTTGCTTACCTGGTTTACATGGGTATTGGTATCTGGGGCAACAACCAGCCGGTTGGCTGGGCGTTCGATATCATTAACTTTGTCTGGTGGATTGGTATCGGCCACGCGGGAACGCTGATTTCGGCGATTCTTCTTCTGCTGAGGCAGCAGTGGCGTAACTCCATTAACCGTTTTGCCGAGGCGATGACCCTCTTTGCCGTCATGTGCGCGGGAATGTATCCACTCCTGCACACGGGTCGTCCGTGGGTTGCCTACTGGCTGTTCCCCTATCCTAACTGGATGGGCTTGTGGCCTCAGTTCCGCAGTCCGTTGGTGTGGGACGTCTTTGCGGTTTCCACCTATATCACCGTATCTGCCCTTTTCTGGTTCATCGGCCTGATCCCCGACTTTGCGACGCTTCGAGACAAGACGAAAAAGATGTTCGTGAGGAAGATTTGGGGGCTGCTTGCGATGGGTTGGCGAGGCTCTTCCCGCCACTGGCAACGATACGAAACGGCTTATCTGATTCTTGCTGGACTTTCGACTCCGCTGGTTCTGTCGGTTCACTCTATCGTGTCCCTCGACTTTGCGCAGTCTATCGTCCCCGGCTGGAACGTCACCCTGTTCCCGCCCTACTTCGTCGCTGGCGCGGTGTTTGCCGGATTCGCGATGGTTATCCTGCTTGCGGTGCCCACTCGAAAGTGGTACAGCCTGGAGCACCTGATCACGATGAAGCACTTCGACTGGATGGCGAAGATTATGCTCGCCACCGGCTTGATCGTGTGTTACGGCTACTTCTGCGAGGTGTATTACGCGTATTACAGCGGCGCGAAGTTCGAGCTGCAGCTGATGCACTTCCGACTGCACGGACCGTATGCGTTCCTTTACTACGCTCTGTGGGTCTGCAACTGCGTTTGTATCTTGCCGCTATGGATTCCCAAGGTGCGCAAGAGCATTCCGGCTCTGCTGGCGATCTCTGGCGCGGTCACGATCGGTATGTGGCTGGAGCGATTTGTCATCATCCCGATGTCGCTGACGCGCGACTATATGCCGTCGGCCTGGGGCAACTACTACCCCACGTTCTGGGACTTCATGATGTTTGGCGGCACCATCGGCTTCTTCATCTTTATGATGCTGCTGTTCGTGCGGTTCATCCCGGCGATCAACATCTTCGAAATGAAGGACCTTCTCCACAAGCTGCTCCACAACGACAACGGACACGGGCACGGAAAGGGCAAGGATCATGGGCACGGCCCGATGGCTCCTCAGCCCGCCGGAGGTGGAGAATGA